A stretch of DNA from Desulfallas thermosapovorans DSM 6562:
GCGTATGTGCAAAACGGTGCGGTAATGGCTAAAACGCCGGTTAATCATAAACAAACGGGCCGAGCGCGTCCTGCAGTGCAAAGAACGCCTGGTGAATAACGCTGCAACCAGGTACAGGGGCACATCGCTGCAGGGGATGTGCGCAGGACGTACCCGGCGGAATTTGTAACGGAAGACTTGCGGGGGCAACCCCCGGGGAAGGAGTGAAACAGCAGTGGAACAGCTGACCCGCAAAGAACGCCTGGTGCTGGGACTGATCCCCGCCGGCTGCAAACAAGCCGTGCATAAACGCCGGCTAGCCGAACTGACCGGCTTAAGCGAGCGGGAGGCCCGGGAAATCATCTACCACCTGGTGGTGGAACACGGCCTGCCCATCGGCAGCAGCACCGAGCCCGGCACCGGCGGTTATTTCATCATCACAAGCGCCGAAGACATGGAAATAGCCACCCGGCACTTAAGGCCCCGGGCGGTGAAAATATTCAAACGCGCCCGGGCGCTGGAGAGGATAGCCCAGACCATGTTCGACAAGCACTTTAAGCTGGTGCTGGACAAATGAAGGATATCAAAGCACAGGTCTTCAAGCCGGGAGTATCCGCCAGGCCGGGGCCGGCCCGCCGCCTGGTCCGGATGCTGGACGGGCTGGTCACCCGGGTCCAGGAATGGCTGGAAGCGCCGCATACGCGCCGGGGGGAAAAATTCGCCTATACCGTGCTGGCCCTGGTGGCGGGGTACTTTTTGGTGCGGCTGTGTGCATTTTTAATCAAATAGTATCAGGGGGACGTCATGGCCAACCCGCAACCCGACGAGTTCACCAGAATATCCAACGAGTTATTCGAGGCCATCATCCTGGCCGGTTTTAAAAAGCGGCAGCTGAACATCATCCTGCTGGTTATCCGCTTGAGCTACGGGTGCGGCCGCAAATACGCCGTACTGCGGCAGGCCGACTTCCAGGTCATCGGCATCGATAAAAGCGACATCAAAAAAGAACTGCTCCTGTTGGTGGAATGCGGAGTGTTGACCGTAAACGGCGAGCGGGTCGCTTTGAACAAAGACTACGACCGCTGGCGCATTCCCCGGGCCCGGCCCGGCGGGCCGGAGCGATTCAAACAAATCCTCAAGCGGAACCTGGCGGAAAAAGCGGCCGGTGCAGCGCCAACCGGCGCCGGAACAGGGACCGGCACGCCGCCGGCCGGCGCGGGCGCGGCAGCTGGCGTTTCGCCAACCACCCCCGCCGGGCCGGACGGCAAAACACCACCCGGCCCGGGCGGAAAGGTCGGTAATTCACCGACAACTACCGCAAATTGGGTTGGTAAATTGCCAGCCGGCGCGGAAACAGCAGTTGGTAATTCACCAACTATTCCCGCCGGCCCGGTTGGTAAAACACCAACCATTCCCGCCGGCTTGGTTGGTAAATCACCAACTACCGAGTTGGTAAATCACCAACCCGAGGGTTGGCAAAATACCAACCCCGGAGTTGGTAAATCACCAACCTTGCAAACCCCGCAAGCCAACAGCGGCAAGGGCCAGAGCGGTGCCGAAAGAAATATTAAAGAAACAGTAAAGAAAAGTAAAGAAAAAGAAACATGTGTGTACGACCCGCACTTTGAAAAATTCTGGGCCGTCTATCCCCGGAAGGTGGAAAAACAGCGTGCCTACAGATGCTGGAAAATTCGCATCAGGGAAGGTCTATCTGAAGGCCTGACTACGGAAGGCCTGGTTGGGGACCTGGTCAACGCCGCAGCAAACTACGCCGCCGAGTGCCGCAGGCAGGGCACGCAGCAGCGCTACATCAAACACGCCGCCACTTTCCTGGGGCCGGACAAACCGTACTTAGACTGGATTAATGCGCCGCGAGACGGGCAAGAAAACCGGCCGGTCAACCGGCAGGACGAGAAAAAAGCATTAATCCGGTCACTGTACATGAGCTGAAGAGAAAGGAGTGGACCCCATGTCCAGCAAAGAATGCATCATCAGGGTGGACATCCCCACCGGCCGGGTGCTGGAAGACAACCTGCACGCCTTCTGGGAGACCCAGGCCCGGCGCAGCGATTTGCCCGATCCCGTTTGGCACAGCAACCCGGCCATGCATGGTTATGCCGGCCCGCAGCCCCGCGGGGCGCAAACCGGAACAGTTCAACCGCCTTACGAGCTGCTGGAGCGGGTGCAAAGATTCAACGCCGCCCGCCGGCGCCGGACCAAAAACGCCTGGACCGACACCGAAATGTACCGGCTGGCGGTACTTGTCGCCGTCCAAAACCAAAAGCCCCACCAGGCCGCGGCCCGGCTGGCCCGGACCCCCAGAGCGTGCCGGGACATGTTCCGCACACTCAAAAATGCGGGGGTGATTTAATTGGTGACGTTCACCATCCCGGGCCGCCCGGTGCCCAAACAGCGGCCCCGGACAGGCAGAAACGGCAGAATCTACACCCCGAAAAAAAGCCGCAGCTACGAAGAAACCGTGGGCTGGGCGGGCAAACAGGTGTTTAAAAACCCCTATGACGGTCCGGTCAAGCTGCAGGTAAACGTATATTTGTCCGCGCCCGGGGGCGACCTGGACAACTACGTCAAAAGCATCCAGGACGGCTTAAACGGCATTGCCTGGCGTGACGACCGGCAGGTCACCAGGCTGAAAGCCGGCCTGTTCGTCCGGCCCGGGGTAAAGGAGCGGGCGGAAGTGGTGGTCCAGGAGCTGAGAAATGAACCCCCTCGATGAATGCCTTTATTATCTGGTTCGTGAAATGGACGGCCTTGGCGTGCGGGCGAAAGACGTTTATTTTGATGACGCGCTGGCCGGCCTGAAAGAACCCGGTCGCCCGAATCTGCGCCGGATAGAAATTCGTGCGCTGGTCTACGCGGCCCGGGAACGAAACCGGTTGAGCGAATTGGATGAGTTAATGGGATATGAGCCGGGTAAAGCAAGATAGAAGGAAAATACTACAAGGAGTGAGAATTAATGCGTAAAGCGGATTTCCAGGCGCGGATTAAAAAAATCGAGATCGTCAACAAAGTGCTGGCCGACGGCTGGGCCCAGGCCATCCGGGTGCAGCTGGACGACATCGAACTGACCAACGAAAACCTGCTGGAGTTGCGCCAATTCCGGCCCAACGAGCAGGTCAACGTGAACATCGAACCGGTACAGCTGAACCTGTTCGACATGCAGGCACACCGCAGCGGCGAAGGGGACAAGCCTTTTAAAAAACGGGAACAGGCCCTGGACGGTGCGGAAGACGATGAGGAATTTCTTTCTTTTGTAGAAGATGACCAGACCCCGGCCGGGAAAGTGGTGCGGGAATTCAAGGTATAGGGGGTACGAATGAAATGAAAATCGAACTGGAACCGGAGGAAATCAACTGCCTGATGAACGCCTTAAACATGGCCCGGTACTGTTACGAAAAACTCAACCAAATCGACCGGGCCG
This window harbors:
- a CDS encoding DNA replication protein is translated as MEQLTRKERLVLGLIPAGCKQAVHKRRLAELTGLSEREAREIIYHLVVEHGLPIGSSTEPGTGGYFIITSAEDMEIATRHLRPRAVKIFKRARALERIAQTMFDKHFKLVLDK
- a CDS encoding replication protein, yielding MANPQPDEFTRISNELFEAIILAGFKKRQLNIILLVIRLSYGCGRKYAVLRQADFQVIGIDKSDIKKELLLLVECGVLTVNGERVALNKDYDRWRIPRARPGGPERFKQILKRNLAEKAAGAAPTGAGTGTGTPPAGAGAAAGVSPTTPAGPDGKTPPGPGGKVGNSPTTTANWVGKLPAGAETAVGNSPTIPAGPVGKTPTIPAGLVGKSPTTELVNHQPEGWQNTNPGVGKSPTLQTPQANSGKGQSGAERNIKETVKKSKEKETCVYDPHFEKFWAVYPRKVEKQRAYRCWKIRIREGLSEGLTTEGLVGDLVNAAANYAAECRRQGTQQRYIKHAATFLGPDKPYLDWINAPRDGQENRPVNRQDEKKALIRSLYMS
- a CDS encoding RusA family crossover junction endodeoxyribonuclease; protein product: MTFTIPGRPVPKQRPRTGRNGRIYTPKKSRSYEETVGWAGKQVFKNPYDGPVKLQVNVYLSAPGGDLDNYVKSIQDGLNGIAWRDDRQVTRLKAGLFVRPGVKERAEVVVQELRNEPPR